In a single window of the Caldicellulosiruptoraceae bacterium PP1 genome:
- the csx20 gene encoding CRISPR-associated protein Csx20: MNKQITSMFLIFSHELTQEQIDDAKKTLGVEKFIKLPGDIQEKWSNIPPNIELSSDFFKDLTNFLLANKTKVNYCLVQGDFGATHYIVNWCFKNGFTPIYSTTERKAVEHKNEDGSLSLIKVFKHVMFRRYINE, translated from the coding sequence ATGAATAAACAAATAACTTCTATGTTTTTAATCTTTTCCCATGAACTTACTCAAGAACAAATAGATGATGCTAAAAAGACATTAGGTGTTGAAAAATTTATAAAATTACCCGGTGACATTCAAGAAAAATGGAGCAACATTCCACCAAACATTGAATTGTCATCAGATTTTTTTAAAGATCTTACTAATTTTCTTTTAGCTAATAAAACAAAAGTCAATTATTGTTTAGTTCAAGGAGATTTTGGAGCAACCCACTATATTGTAAATTGGTGTTTTAAAAATGGCTTTACACCAATCTATTCCACAACTGAAAGAAAAGCTGTAGAACACAAAAATGAAGATGGAAGTTTGTCTTTAATAAAAGTGTTTAAACATGTAATGTTTAGAAGATATATAAATGAATAA
- the csx2 gene encoding TIGR02221 family CRISPR-associated protein yields MQDNLNNKKRVLISFIGRGSYDKNNKYETVIYDFGNNYKIEKSFFGAALYEYLEKIGQNVDQWLIIGTKNSMWSEIATTFNFYEENFDSIFPLQEKVKGEEFDLSKGLSDVLFNEWVKLIRSYKSNVSLLMVDPLNNEIYINSLLNLLDKQTEYEVIIDITHAFRFMPVVLSYSIMLAKKLRKINNVKVYYGSLELTPRSEKIKPVIDISIISKMVSLTEALSIYQNSGYFPVVLDNLNIDNSDKIYFKIETNRSINDDLRILLNEMEEKKSSEDIYINEIIDLVADELSKLKNSRYLDERMIERADYFYFRNQYLKSLVLIYEALLIAIGRKLKGIGYKDFIDFKADEFEWRDKVRRLIWNELNNYTDSKYEKNIIVKSGNIYNIIFALFNIRNCVIHGSIPRDIKTKLISQSEIDSYLHSFNKFDNLYKQVRTLLYDINS; encoded by the coding sequence ATGCAAGACAATCTCAATAATAAAAAAAGAGTTTTAATTTCTTTTATAGGTAGAGGTAGCTATGATAAAAATAATAAATATGAAACTGTAATTTATGATTTTGGTAATAATTATAAAATTGAAAAATCATTCTTTGGAGCTGCTTTATATGAATATCTTGAAAAAATAGGTCAAAATGTTGATCAGTGGCTTATTATTGGAACAAAAAATTCAATGTGGTCAGAAATTGCTACAACATTTAATTTTTATGAGGAGAATTTTGATTCTATATTTCCTTTGCAGGAAAAGGTAAAAGGTGAGGAGTTTGATTTATCAAAAGGGCTTTCAGATGTATTATTTAATGAATGGGTTAAATTAATAAGGAGTTATAAAAGTAATGTATCATTATTAATGGTTGATCCGCTAAATAATGAAATATACATAAATTCTCTACTCAATTTATTAGATAAACAAACTGAATACGAAGTAATTATTGATATTACTCATGCTTTTAGATTTATGCCTGTAGTTCTTTCATATTCTATAATGTTAGCAAAAAAGCTTCGAAAAATTAACAATGTAAAAGTTTATTATGGTTCATTAGAACTTACTCCAAGAAGTGAAAAAATAAAACCTGTAATAGATATTAGTATTATCAGTAAAATGGTTTCATTAACAGAGGCTTTATCTATCTATCAAAATTCTGGTTATTTCCCTGTAGTTTTAGATAACCTCAATATTGATAACTCTGATAAAATTTATTTTAAGATTGAAACAAATAGAAGTATTAATGATGATTTAAGAATTTTATTAAATGAGATGGAAGAAAAAAAGTCATCAGAGGATATTTATATAAATGAAATTATTGATTTAGTTGCTGATGAACTTAGTAAATTAAAAAATTCAAGGTATTTAGATGAAAGGATGATTGAAAGAGCTGACTATTTTTATTTTAGGAATCAATATCTAAAATCATTAGTTCTTATTTATGAGGCTCTTTTAATTGCTATTGGAAGAAAACTAAAAGGAATAGGATATAAGGATTTTATTGATTTCAAAGCTGACGAGTTCGAGTGGCGTGATAAGGTTAGGAGGCTTATATGGAATGAACTAAATAATTATACTGATTCAAAATATGAAAAGAACATAATTGTTAAAAGCGGCAATATATATAATATTATATTTGCATTATTTAATATTAGAAACTGTGTTATTCATGGCTCAATACCAAGAGATATTAAAACAAAACTTATCTCGCAAAGCGAGATTGATAGTTACCTTCATAGCTTTAACAAATTTGATAATTTATATAAGCAAGTAAGAACACTATTATATGACATTAATAGTTAA
- a CDS encoding methyl-accepting chemotaxis protein, which yields MKKRSLSLKFFLIIFVVLSILIPSLIITKVTTDKLYTSLLNSEKEVYKNATKSFVNHQSEIIRKTMQQVDIIANNPDSKNILTNADAQRRLIDLFTTIQKPNSDEYLNVFIGTSTGKLIMFPIAQIPKGYDPRKRDWYKGALNDTQKTYISELYTDIATGTTVLTVSKAITQNGQVVGVAGIDLNLTKMLEEIKSTKIGVNGYLVVLNPNGTVIMHPDKTRLNTKSVIADRLEEINKNIAGELTYTYKGEEKIAIYFKDKLTNWVYFSALNNKDILSPINKIRNNIIVVVLIIIIIAVLLSLLVSVRISYYINNIVKHMSKLAIGDFTERIKHRTLIANEINIIAEAYNKTLDALSMMLKTIKASANEVNSSAVNLSATSEEISSSINEVTEAIQQVAGGMNDQSESLSQTMQSLEEFSSGLVRLENILGGIKENTDSTLAISKQGSNMVDELSKIVEGTKQALTQMRSEINKLELKTTDIANIVQTIKSISDQTNLLSLNASIEAAKAGEYGKGFSVVAQEIRKLSEQAKQSAEQVRKLINETVETTRGVITTSEDLDEKIKTQIETVDKTTITFKDIFTTINGIAPKVNEAFDVMKSNSQANQSILANMEKITAVSQETSASSQEVAASTEEINAGAQEIASTAQELSHISNELVNEIDKFKV from the coding sequence ATGAAAAAGAGATCTTTATCTCTTAAGTTTTTTTTAATTATATTTGTCGTTCTTTCAATTTTAATACCTTCTTTAATAATAACAAAAGTTACAACAGATAAATTATACACTTCTCTTTTAAATTCTGAAAAAGAGGTATACAAAAATGCCACAAAAAGCTTTGTAAATCACCAAAGTGAAATAATCAGGAAAACAATGCAACAGGTTGATATTATTGCTAATAATCCAGACTCTAAAAATATTTTAACAAATGCTGATGCACAACGAAGATTGATAGACTTATTTACAACTATTCAAAAGCCTAATAGTGATGAATATTTAAATGTATTTATTGGTACATCAACAGGTAAGTTGATTATGTTCCCAATTGCACAGATACCAAAGGGTTATGATCCACGGAAAAGGGATTGGTACAAGGGTGCACTTAATGATACTCAAAAAACATATATCTCAGAATTGTACACTGATATTGCAACTGGAACCACTGTTCTTACTGTTTCAAAAGCAATTACTCAAAATGGACAAGTTGTTGGCGTTGCTGGGATTGACTTAAACCTTACCAAAATGTTAGAGGAAATTAAGTCTACCAAGATAGGCGTAAATGGCTATTTAGTGGTTTTGAATCCTAATGGAACTGTTATTATGCATCCAGATAAGACAAGGCTTAATACAAAATCTGTAATTGCAGATAGGTTAGAAGAGATAAATAAAAATATTGCTGGAGAACTTACTTACACATATAAAGGTGAAGAAAAGATAGCTATATATTTTAAGGACAAGCTTACTAATTGGGTTTATTTTTCAGCATTAAATAACAAGGACATATTATCTCCAATAAATAAAATCAGGAACAATATTATTGTTGTTGTTTTAATTATTATTATAATTGCAGTTTTATTATCACTTCTTGTATCAGTAAGAATATCTTATTATATAAACAATATAGTAAAACATATGAGTAAATTGGCTATAGGTGATTTTACTGAAAGAATAAAACATAGAACATTAATAGCAAATGAGATAAATATCATTGCTGAGGCCTACAACAAGACATTGGATGCTCTTTCCATGATGCTAAAAACAATTAAAGCATCAGCAAATGAGGTAAATAGTTCTGCTGTAAATTTATCAGCAACTTCAGAGGAGATTTCTTCATCTATTAATGAGGTTACAGAAGCAATACAGCAAGTAGCTGGCGGTATGAACGATCAATCAGAGTCATTAAGCCAGACAATGCAATCACTTGAAGAATTTAGCTCAGGTCTTGTAAGGCTTGAAAACATACTTGGTGGTATAAAAGAAAATACCGATTCAACTTTAGCTATCTCAAAGCAAGGTTCAAATATGGTTGATGAGCTATCAAAGATAGTTGAAGGAACAAAACAGGCACTTACTCAAATGCGAAGTGAAATTAACAAGCTTGAATTAAAAACAACAGATATTGCAAATATAGTTCAAACTATTAAGAGTATATCAGATCAAACAAACCTTCTTTCTTTGAATGCCTCAATAGAGGCTGCTAAAGCGGGAGAGTATGGTAAAGGGTTCTCAGTTGTTGCTCAAGAGATAAGAAAACTTTCAGAACAGGCAAAACAATCAGCAGAACAGGTAAGAAAACTTATAAACGAAACAGTTGAAACTACAAGAGGAGTTATTACCACCTCAGAAGATTTAGATGAAAAGATAAAAACACAGATTGAAACTGTTGATAAGACAACTATAACATTTAAGGATATCTTTACTACAATTAATGGAATAGCACCGAAGGTAAATGAGGCGTTTGATGTAATGAAATCAAACAGCCAAGCTAATCAATCAATACTTGCCAATATGGAAAAGATAACTGCAGTATCCCAAGAGACTTCAGCTTCAAGCCAAGAGGTTGCAGCATCAACAGAGGAGATAAATGCAGGAGCTCAAGAGATAGCATCAACAGCGCAAGAGCTATCACATATCTCAAATGAGTTGGTAAATGAGATTGATAAGTTTAAAGTATAA